In the Anaerolineae bacterium genome, one interval contains:
- a CDS encoding antibiotic biosynthesis monooxygenase, which translates to MLIVHVFVHVKPDQVEAFKEATLENARRSVEEPGIARFDVIQQQDDPARFVLVEVYRAPDDPARHKETAHYQKWRDAVAPMMAAPRRSIKYANLYPDDEGW; encoded by the coding sequence ATGCTTATTGTGCACGTATTTGTCCATGTTAAGCCGGACCAGGTGGAAGCTTTTAAGGAGGCTACTCTGGAAAACGCCCGCCGGAGTGTGGAGGAACCCGGCATTGCCCGCTTTGACGTTATCCAGCAGCAAGATGATCCGGCTCGCTTTGTTTTGGTTGAAGTTTACCGCGCGCCGGACGACCCGGCCCGGCACAAAGAAACCGCTCACTATCAAAAATGGCGCGATGCCGTAGCGCCTATGATGGCCGCGCCGCGCCGCAGCATCAAGTACGCCAATCTTTATCCTGACGATGAAGGGTGGTAG
- a CDS encoding SPFH domain-containing protein, giving the protein MYVIILAITFLILLAIGVAAFRRVKTQIVPEDSVGITVDRDGFIERVLPAGRHVLRPFEKMDFVVETKAKLAAGQTTAIAASDGLLLNVNWSGVYALSPELITEKVSQRLRGLSNANRAIARNVDICLRKLVGHYAVKDIFKPAIRDRIERQLGQLVAERVRGLGIVLSSLNLQAIELPAEVAEALNKAKAIEALDEAIRQIDPTTREVVRGVYQLDEVLRWDAYLPTPSRLTVKRLEAIAR; this is encoded by the coding sequence ATGTACGTAATCATTTTGGCCATAACGTTTCTGATTTTGCTGGCTATCGGCGTGGCTGCGTTTCGCCGGGTAAAAACGCAGATTGTGCCGGAGGATAGCGTGGGCATTACCGTTGATCGAGACGGCTTTATTGAGCGGGTGCTGCCGGCCGGTCGGCACGTCCTTCGCCCTTTTGAAAAAATGGATTTTGTGGTTGAAACTAAGGCCAAGTTGGCGGCCGGTCAAACTACCGCTATTGCCGCCAGCGACGGCTTGTTGCTCAACGTCAATTGGTCCGGGGTGTATGCGTTGTCGCCTGAACTCATTACCGAGAAGGTCAGCCAGCGTTTGCGCGGTTTATCTAACGCCAACAGGGCGATTGCCCGCAACGTTGATATTTGTTTGCGCAAGTTGGTGGGCCACTACGCTGTGAAAGATATATTCAAACCTGCTATCCGTGACCGGATCGAACGCCAATTGGGTCAATTAGTTGCCGAACGGGTCAGGGGGTTGGGCATTGTCTTATCCAGCCTCAACCTGCAAGCCATTGAACTGCCCGCCGAAGTAGCCGAAGCTCTGAACAAGGCCAAGGCTATTGAAGCCCTGGATGAAGCCATTCGCCAGATTGACCCGACCACGCGTGAAGTGGTGCGGGGGGTCTACCAACTTGACGAAGTGCTCCGCTGGGACGCCTACCTGCCAACGCCTTCCCGGCTTACGGTCAAACGATTGGAGGCCATTGCCCGGTGA
- a CDS encoding GNAT family N-acetyltransferase, which yields MSKIRRATLKDIDGLAAVVQAVWGEALDFGLCRAHLKSDTTTVWVAAADKKIVGFVSAFLTRGQHNVRRWEVDLLAVRPASRGRQIGQKLVEATWQDARQRQVNLARAVVRIDNIASQRTFERAGYLTDGQVYKLFLWSPEAGDGVNTYLKNVTLVPVDTLTYRGLWIEGLAGGGVSADEQRQAVKTAQILLAQQGRLTTGALIAAADEVHLAADLRATAILHGEFHWWQKSGTFI from the coding sequence ATGAGCAAAATTCGCCGGGCAACGCTGAAGGATATAGATGGCCTTGCCGCCGTGGTGCAAGCGGTATGGGGAGAAGCCCTTGATTTTGGCCTTTGTCGTGCGCATCTTAAAAGCGATACCACCACCGTTTGGGTGGCCGCGGCAGACAAAAAAATCGTTGGTTTTGTTTCGGCTTTTCTAACAAGGGGCCAGCATAACGTTCGCCGCTGGGAGGTTGATTTGTTGGCGGTCAGACCGGCCAGCAGGGGCCGGCAGATAGGGCAAAAGTTGGTTGAAGCCACCTGGCAGGATGCGCGGCAGCGGCAAGTCAACCTGGCCCGGGCCGTGGTGCGGATTGACAATATTGCCAGCCAGCGGACATTTGAACGGGCCGGTTATCTTACCGACGGCCAGGTATATAAATTGTTCTTGTGGTCGCCTGAAGCGGGTGATGGGGTAAACACGTATTTAAAAAATGTCACGCTGGTACCCGTAGACACCCTCACCTATCGCGGTTTGTGGATTGAGGGGCTGGCCGGTGGCGGAGTATCGGCAGACGAACAACGCCAGGCTGTAAAAACAGCCCAAATCCTGCTTGCGCAACAAGGTCGTTTGACTACCGGCGCGCTGATTGCCGCCGCTGATGAAGTACATTTAGCCGCTGATTTACGCGCCACCGCTATCCTGCATGGCGAGTTCCACTGGTGGCAAAAATCCGGGACGTTTATATGA
- a CDS encoding MFS transporter translates to MSNHTRAAKAPPQPDYSRKWLAMAAVATGVFLGTIDGSIINVSLPTMMQVLQTDFPTIQWVILGYLLTITCLLLSMGRLADIRGKKKIYLLGFVIFTLSSMLCGLAPGAGWLVGFRIVQAIGAAMVTGLGMGIVTAAFPPQERGKALGIMGTIVSVGIATGPALGGLLIGTIGWRAIFFVNVPVGFIGVLMVRAFVPEDVPSGQQRFDFAGAGTLFVSLLSLLLALTLGQRLGFTAPVILALLVNFVFCLALFLWVESKVVQPIINLTMFRNPLFSFSLLTGFMTFIALGGSFILPFYLQNVLGYEAIQVGLLLTVLPLALSITSPLSGALSDRFGTRGLATTGLLIIASTFLLLSTLKTDTSTLGYILRVAPLGIGMGMFQSPNNSAIMGAVGKQRLGVGSGFLAMTRTLGQTAGVAVIGTIFAARAAMYDGQAISAEIDAVSAPALVRGLHDAAILVGMMMFVAAGISAVGLWKKWEHKPKRESQAASQVSS, encoded by the coding sequence ATGTCAAATCATACCCGTGCCGCAAAGGCGCCCCCTCAACCCGACTACTCCCGCAAGTGGCTGGCTATGGCCGCAGTGGCCACCGGCGTTTTTTTGGGCACCATTGACGGCAGCATCATCAATGTTTCTCTGCCCACCATGATGCAAGTGCTGCAAACAGATTTTCCCACCATTCAATGGGTTATTTTGGGGTATCTGCTCACCATCACCTGTTTGCTGCTCAGTATGGGCCGGCTGGCCGACATCCGGGGCAAAAAGAAAATCTATCTCCTGGGCTTTGTTATTTTTACGCTCAGTTCAATGCTGTGCGGCCTTGCGCCCGGCGCGGGTTGGCTGGTAGGCTTTCGCATTGTGCAGGCCATCGGCGCGGCAATGGTGACGGGGCTGGGGATGGGTATTGTCACCGCCGCCTTTCCCCCTCAAGAACGGGGCAAAGCCCTGGGCATTATGGGCACCATCGTCTCGGTGGGTATTGCCACCGGCCCGGCCTTGGGCGGCCTGTTGATTGGCACTATTGGCTGGCGGGCCATCTTTTTTGTCAACGTGCCGGTTGGCTTTATTGGCGTGTTAATGGTGCGGGCTTTTGTGCCTGAGGATGTACCATCCGGCCAACAACGATTTGATTTTGCCGGGGCGGGCACGCTATTTGTCAGCCTTTTAAGCCTATTGCTGGCGCTGACGCTGGGCCAACGGTTGGGGTTCACCGCGCCGGTTATCCTGGCCTTACTGGTCAATTTTGTTTTTTGCCTGGCTCTCTTTCTGTGGGTTGAAAGTAAAGTGGTCCAGCCCATTATCAATTTGACCATGTTTCGCAATCCGCTCTTTAGTTTTAGCCTCTTGACCGGCTTTATGACCTTCATTGCCCTGGGCGGGTCTTTTATTTTGCCCTTTTATCTGCAAAACGTATTAGGCTATGAGGCCATCCAGGTGGGCCTGCTTTTAACGGTACTGCCGCTGGCGTTGTCTATCACCTCACCCTTGAGCGGCGCGTTGTCTGATCGTTTTGGCACGCGAGGCCTGGCCACAACCGGGCTGTTAATTATTGCCTCCACCTTTTTGTTGCTAAGTACGCTGAAAACAGACACCTCTACTCTGGGCTATATTTTGCGCGTTGCGCCGCTGGGGATTGGGATGGGCATGTTTCAATCACCCAATAACAGCGCCATCATGGGCGCGGTGGGCAAGCAGCGGCTGGGGGTTGGCTCCGGCTTTCTGGCCATGACCCGCACCCTGGGCCAGACCGCCGGCGTGGCCGTGATTGGGACCATTTTTGCCGCCCGCGCCGCCATGTACGACGGGCAGGCCATTAGCGCCGAAATTGACGCCGTGAGCGCCCCGGCCCTGGTGCGGGGTCTGCACGATGCCGCCATTCTGGTGGGAATGATGATGTTTGTGGCCGCCGGCATTTCGGCGGTGGGGCTGTGGAAAAAGTGGGAACATAAACCCAAAAGAGAAAGCCAGGCCGCGTCGCAGGTGTCTTCATGA
- a CDS encoding alpha/beta hydrolase, giving the protein MTFSFQPYLFTLGGLGCLLIISACAQATPAASNSALSQVTLPNSEVRTLKSTNTGRTYDLYIRLPEEYAPDEARRYPVLYVLDGQWDFKLLDSIYGGLYYDKFIPEIIIVGITYSGDNPNYEALRAMDYTPAAEASLPGSGDAAQFLAFFKEELMPLIETHYRADASQRVLMGSSFGGLFALYALFAEPELFSGYVSASPAVPFGNGAIFKQEAEYAAQHQNLPVKLFLSVGELEELAPPVKAFIEVMNERGYQELKMETRIIEGERHSGNKPEAFNRGLRFVLQGER; this is encoded by the coding sequence ATGACGTTTTCATTTCAACCCTATCTATTTACGCTTGGCGGGTTGGGCTGTTTATTGATTATCAGCGCGTGCGCCCAAGCAACACCGGCGGCCAGCAATTCGGCCTTGTCCCAGGTGACGCTTCCGAACTCGGAGGTCAGAACTCTCAAATCTACAAACACCGGCCGCACCTACGATCTTTACATCCGCCTGCCGGAGGAATACGCGCCGGATGAAGCGCGCCGGTATCCCGTGCTCTACGTGCTTGATGGGCAGTGGGACTTCAAGCTACTTGATTCCATCTACGGCGGTCTTTATTACGACAAGTTCATCCCTGAAATCATTATTGTTGGTATTACCTACTCCGGGGACAATCCGAATTACGAGGCGCTCAGAGCCATGGATTACACCCCGGCAGCGGAAGCCTCGTTGCCGGGTTCCGGCGATGCCGCCCAATTTCTGGCTTTTTTTAAGGAGGAGTTGATGCCCCTGATTGAAACACACTATCGGGCCGACGCCTCTCAAAGAGTGCTGATGGGCAGTTCGTTTGGCGGCCTGTTTGCTTTGTATGCCCTGTTTGCCGAACCGGAGCTATTTAGCGGATACGTATCGGCCAGCCCGGCCGTGCCCTTTGGCAACGGGGCTATCTTTAAGCAGGAAGCCGAGTATGCTGCCCAGCATCAGAACCTGCCGGTCAAACTGTTCTTGAGCGTCGGTGAATTGGAGGAGTTGGCTCCGCCGGTCAAGGCCTTCATAGAGGTTATGAACGAACGTGGCTACCAGGAACTCAAAATGGAGACACGAATAATTGAGGGGGAGCGACATTCGGGTAATAAACCGGAAGCCTTTAACCGGGGGTTGCGGTTTGTTCTGCAAGGCGAAAGATGA